The genomic window ctctttaatcacaggcttaattctccactaatCACAATATTCAGTAGGAAAATGACAGTTTCACCAGAGTATAATCTAAATGACTATCATATCATaggatgtccatttcattcccattttttgtattttatattaagtaccacatatcagggaaaatatgatatttttctttttgagactggcttatttcaccaagcataatggtttccagttgcatccattttgttgcaaaagataagatttattcttttttatggctgagtggtattccatagtaCACACATCCAGTTATCAGCTGATAGACGTCTGAGTTaagtccatatcttagctgttgtgtaCTGAGCTTCAATatacatgggagtacagataactgtgtcatatgctgatttcatttactttgggtaaattcccaggagtaggatggctgagtCTATAGTAGatctatcttcagatttctgaggaatctccatactgtcttccatagtagttgtacaagtttacattcccaccaagatcCAGTTTGAATTCTAGCCATGTAACATCCTTACTACAAAAACTAGAGTCCTGGAGTAATTCTGTTACATTTCTTGGACACATGGTTCTTCATTAGAGTGAGTGTCATCATCTGTAATACATCGGCTAGGATCATGGTAAGAAATATGAAGCATATAAAGGAGATATTTGATAATGACAGGAAGGCATCAAGAGGGCTACCAAGGAGATTGAATGAGCTAGACAATCCCCCATGAAAGAATTGTATTTTGTAATTCTGAAAGAGGTCTAAGAATGAAGCTTCTCTTTCAATGGATAGCATTTCTTAACTTCCTTGTCACTCTCCCAGTGAACTTCAGGATAAAATCTATGTGTAACTGCATTTTATAaacctggttttgtttttttctccctagGAAGAATAGTCATCTTAGACACAAGGTGCAGTTTCTCTGAAGATCCAATGGGCTGATGATAAGTGTCTCTGACCTCTCATGGGCAACTTCAGGATCAATGGCTCTAATGCTCCCAGCTTTATACTGACGGGTTTCCCAGGGATGGAGGCCATGGAGCTCTGGTtatccctccctcttcttctatTCTATGCCATCTCCATTGTAGGCAACAGCCTGATACTCCTTATTGTCAAGCAGGAGCAGAGCTTGCACCAGCCCATGTACTACTTCTTGTCCCTGCTCTCAGTCAATGACTTGGGTGTGTCCTTCTCCACATTGCCAACTGTGTTGGCTGCCCTGTGCTTTCATGCCAGAGTGATCTCCTTTAATGCCTGTTTGGCCCAAATGTTTTTCATCCATCTCTTCTCTTGGACAGAATCAGGCATTCTTCTGGCTATGAGCTTCgatcgctatgtggccatctgtaacCCACTGCGCTATGCTGCAGTGCTCACCAATGCCCGCGTGGTGGCAATGGGCTTGAGTGCCATTCTCCGCAGTTTTGTGCTCATCCTGGTCTTTCCATTGCTGCTGTACAGACTGCCCTTCTGCCACCCACAAAACATTCTCTCCCATGCCTACTGCCTTCATGTGGACATGATTAAATTGTCATGTACTGATGTCTCCCTCAATAGCCACTATGGGCTGTCCATTGTTTTGTTCACCTTTGGCCTGGACTCTGCCCTGATCCT from Oryctolagus cuniculus chromosome 1, mOryCun1.1, whole genome shotgun sequence includes these protein-coding regions:
- the OLFR645 gene encoding olfactory receptor 645 (The RefSeq protein has 2 substitutions compared to this genomic sequence), with amino-acid sequence MGNFRINGSNAPSFILTGFPGMEAMELWLSLPLLLFYAISIVGNSLILLIVKQEQSLHQPMYYFLSLLSVNDLGVSFSTLPTVLAALCFHARVISFNACLAQMFFIHLFSWTESGILLAMSFDRYVAICNPLRYAAVLTNARVVAMGLSAILRSFVLILVFPLLLYRLPFCHPQNILSHAYCLHVDMIKLSCTDVSLNSHYGLSIVLFTFGLDSAMILISYVLILRSVLAIASQEERLKTLNTCVSHISAVLIFYVPMVSVSIVHRFGAGLPHAVHILMSILYLFVPPMLNPIIYSIKTKEIRHRILKMLFRVKV